TGATTCTTTTAGGTACTCAATACCAGTCAAGAATTACAATTGGTTGATCAAAGAAAAAGTTTCTGTCAAAAGAGTTCTTATTGTAGTTCTAGTGCCTAGGAATGTTGAATCTTGGCTATTGATTTCACCAGAAAAAATTGTCGCTCAAAACTGTATTTACTGGATTGATTTAGTTGGGGAAGAAGAAACATCAAATTCCTCTAATATAACAATTAGCATCCCTAAAGATAATATTTTAACTCCCGATGCTCTCTTTGAAATAATGAAAGAATCTGTCGACAGATTATTTGGTTAAAATGAAGAACTATGATTTAACTATCTTAAATAACCTTTCTGTTGAGAGTTTATGTTTTTATCTCAAGCAAACGGGCTGGGAAAAAATAAAAGAGCGTGAAGGTGT
The sequence above is a segment of the [Limnothrix rosea] IAM M-220 genome. Coding sequences within it:
- a CDS encoding DUF4365 domain-containing protein, which translates into the protein MAEKKNTKDNPKKELFSYGLVQAVSAIHEFSVLEADHNLDASGLDLTIASPYEINGIDGGKLDLQVKCTSQKLSETSDSFRYSIPVKNYNWLIKEKVSVKRVLIVVLVPRNVESWLLISPEKIVAQNCIYWIDLVGEEETSNSSNITISIPKDNILTPDALFEIMKESVDRLFG